A DNA window from Christiangramia salexigens contains the following coding sequences:
- the argC gene encoding N-acetyl-gamma-glutamyl-phosphate reductase → MIKAGIIGGAGYTAGELLRILLRHPEVEIDFVYSTSQPGKPVAGKHQDLLGETDLQFTGQLNKDVDVIFLCLGHNNSRKFLEENEISVNTKIVDLSTDYRMASTDHSFIYGLPEFNKEAIRSANHLANPGCFATAISLAILPLASAKLLKDEVHVNAVTGATGAGTSLSATTHFTWRDNNFSSYKSFEHQHLNEIGQSLTKLQPDFRKDVNFIPNRGNFSRGIHATAYTKFSGDLEEARNIFKNAYKDAAFTFVVEEELHLKQVVNTNKCLLRLQKFGDKLLVTSIIDNLLKGASGQAVQNMNLMFGLEEKTGLQLKANYF, encoded by the coding sequence ATGATTAAAGCTGGTATCATAGGCGGGGCGGGATACACCGCAGGCGAGTTGCTTAGAATATTACTAAGGCATCCCGAAGTGGAAATAGACTTTGTATACAGTACCTCTCAACCTGGGAAGCCTGTTGCAGGGAAACATCAGGACCTGCTTGGTGAAACAGATCTTCAGTTTACCGGCCAGCTAAATAAAGATGTGGATGTAATCTTTCTTTGCCTGGGACATAATAACTCTAGAAAGTTCTTAGAGGAGAATGAAATTTCGGTAAATACAAAAATCGTAGATCTAAGTACCGATTATAGAATGGCCTCAACAGACCACTCTTTTATATATGGATTACCCGAGTTTAATAAAGAAGCCATCAGATCTGCCAATCATCTAGCAAATCCAGGTTGCTTTGCCACCGCCATTAGTCTGGCGATCCTGCCACTTGCTTCAGCAAAATTATTGAAAGATGAAGTACACGTTAATGCGGTAACAGGAGCTACAGGTGCCGGAACTTCGCTATCTGCGACAACCCATTTTACCTGGAGAGATAATAACTTTTCTTCTTATAAGTCTTTTGAACATCAGCACCTTAATGAAATAGGGCAAAGTCTCACCAAGCTTCAACCAGATTTCAGGAAAGACGTAAACTTTATACCCAACAGAGGGAATTTCTCCAGAGGAATTCATGCCACGGCTTATACTAAATTTTCAGGCGACCTGGAGGAGGCCAGAAACATCTTTAAAAATGCCTATAAGGATGCCGCATTCACTTTTGTCGTTGAGGAAGAGCTTCATTTGAAACAAGTTGTGAATACCAATAAATGCTTGCTAAGGTTGCAGAAGTTTGGCGACAAGCTTTTAGTGACCAGCATTATAGATAATTTATTAAAAGGAGCTTCGGGACAGGCGGTTCAGAATATGAATTTAATGTTCGGTTTGGAGGAAAAAACCGGCCTTCAGCTTAAAGCTAATTACTTCTAA
- the proC gene encoding pyrroline-5-carboxylate reductase, with translation MKIAILGAGNLGLSIGKGLIMNNAYTSLYLTRRNTEDIQDYEDYSKVKVLSDNLEAVKNSDILIFAVQPTQLAGILEEIKDELSEKHVLISTVTGFKIPRMEKILEAEHFIIRAMPNTAIAVSKSMTCICSNEKGKKRIAIAEAIFNRLGTSIIIPENKMQAATVICASGVAFWMRLIRATTQGAVQLGFDAKDAQELSMQTCLGAASLLIESGRHPEEEIDKVTTPRGCTIEGLNEMEHNGLSSSLIKGIQASFKKINNISEN, from the coding sequence ATGAAAATAGCGATTCTTGGAGCAGGAAATCTTGGTCTTTCAATAGGGAAAGGACTAATTATGAATAATGCTTATACCAGTCTTTATCTCACCAGAAGAAATACTGAAGATATACAGGATTATGAGGATTATTCAAAAGTTAAGGTCCTAAGCGATAATCTCGAGGCCGTAAAAAATTCAGATATTTTGATCTTCGCGGTTCAACCCACGCAGTTAGCAGGGATCCTCGAAGAAATTAAAGATGAACTTTCTGAAAAGCATGTTCTTATCTCTACCGTGACCGGATTTAAGATTCCTAGAATGGAAAAGATATTAGAAGCAGAACATTTTATAATCCGGGCAATGCCAAATACCGCAATAGCTGTTTCTAAATCTATGACCTGCATTTGCAGCAATGAAAAGGGTAAAAAAAGGATCGCTATCGCAGAGGCTATTTTTAACCGATTAGGGACGAGTATCATTATTCCGGAAAATAAAATGCAGGCAGCTACGGTAATTTGTGCAAGTGGAGTGGCATTCTGGATGCGTTTAATACGTGCAACGACTCAGGGGGCTGTACAACTAGGATTCGATGCAAAAGATGCTCAGGAGCTTTCTATGCAAACCTGTCTGGGAGCTGCAAGTCTATTGATAGAATCCGGTAGACACCCGGAAGAGGAGATCGATAAAGTGACCACGCCAAGAGGTTGTACCATAGAAGGACTTAACGAAATGGAACATAATGGGCTTAGCTCTTCCCTTATTAAAGGGATTCAGGCATCCTTCAAGAAGATCAATAATATATCAGAAAACTAA
- a CDS encoding aspartate aminotransferase family protein, whose amino-acid sequence MELFDVYLLYDITPVKGDGCYVFDKDGNKYLDLYGGHAVISIGHSHPAYTNALCRQVRKIGFYSNSIKNPLQQELADKLEKIAGIQDYSLFLCNSGAEANENALKLASFHTNRKKVIYFDNAFHGRTSGGVAVTDNENIKSAFNTGHTVQKLDFGNIDSLETELKKEDVAAVIIEVIQGVGGLDEASTDFYQKAAQLTEKYGTVFIADEVQSGYGRTGDFFAYQHHEIRPDIITIAKGMGNGFPIGGVLIDSEIKAKYGMLGTTFGGNHLACVAGISVLDVIEKEELKENAKQLYEYVREKASGISKIKKLKGRGLMIGLEFDFEIAKLRKDLLFRHQIFTGASSNKKLLRILPPLNLEKKHFETFFKALEIALTNY is encoded by the coding sequence ATGGAACTATTTGATGTTTATCTACTATATGATATCACTCCGGTAAAGGGCGATGGTTGTTATGTGTTCGATAAAGATGGCAATAAGTATCTGGACCTCTATGGGGGACATGCGGTGATCTCTATTGGCCATTCTCATCCGGCCTATACCAATGCATTATGCAGGCAGGTGAGAAAGATCGGATTTTATTCAAATTCAATTAAGAACCCATTACAGCAAGAACTAGCTGACAAGCTGGAAAAAATAGCCGGAATTCAGGATTATAGTCTGTTTCTGTGCAATAGCGGAGCCGAGGCAAACGAGAATGCTTTAAAACTCGCATCTTTTCATACCAATAGGAAAAAGGTGATCTATTTTGATAATGCGTTTCATGGAAGAACCTCCGGAGGCGTCGCGGTTACTGATAATGAAAATATCAAGTCTGCATTCAATACCGGACATACAGTTCAAAAATTAGATTTTGGCAATATAGATAGCCTTGAGACTGAATTAAAAAAGGAAGATGTAGCCGCCGTTATTATTGAAGTTATTCAGGGAGTGGGAGGTTTGGATGAAGCAAGCACAGATTTTTATCAAAAGGCTGCTCAGCTCACAGAAAAATACGGCACTGTTTTTATAGCTGATGAAGTTCAGTCGGGTTACGGTAGAACTGGAGATTTCTTCGCTTACCAGCATCACGAGATAAGACCAGACATAATTACGATCGCAAAAGGAATGGGAAATGGTTTCCCTATTGGCGGTGTTTTAATAGATTCTGAAATCAAAGCAAAATACGGAATGCTGGGAACCACATTTGGAGGTAATCATCTTGCCTGTGTTGCGGGTATTTCAGTTCTGGATGTTATAGAAAAAGAGGAGCTTAAAGAAAATGCAAAGCAGTTATATGAATATGTGAGGGAGAAAGCTTCAGGAATTTCTAAAATCAAAAAACTAAAGGGCAGGGGCCTGATGATAGGTCTTGAATTTGATTTTGAGATCGCTAAATTAAGGAAAGATCTTTTATTCAGGCATCAGATTTTTACAGGTGCATCCTCCAATAAAAAGCTTTTGAGAATTCTACCACCGCTTAATCTTGAGAAAAAGCATTTCGAGACCTTTTTTAAGGCATTGGAGATTGCGCTTACTAACTATTGA
- a CDS encoding N-acetylornithine carbamoyltransferase, translating to MKNYIDLSDISDLEKLISESLKLKAENSAAETGKGKTLGMLFFNPSLRTRLSTEKAARLLGMEVMVMNADKDGWALEFEDGAIMDSTKAEHIKEAAAVLSQYCDVIAVRAFPGLIDKHKDESEQVMNSFRKYASVPVINLESATGHPLQALTDAITITELNKKSKPKVVLTWAPHPKALPQSVANSFVSMMKKMNVDLVIANPDGYDLNPEITGETPVMNDQKKALENADFVYVKNWSSYDQYGKILYTKESWTLNNEKLKQTNNAKVMHCLPVRRNVVIADEVLDGENSVVIQEAGNRTYAAQAVLKALLENK from the coding sequence ATGAAGAATTATATCGATTTATCAGACATATCAGATCTTGAGAAACTAATTTCAGAATCTCTGAAACTAAAAGCTGAAAACTCGGCAGCAGAGACCGGAAAGGGAAAGACTCTCGGAATGTTATTTTTCAATCCTAGCTTAAGAACGCGATTAAGTACTGAAAAAGCTGCCAGACTTTTAGGAATGGAGGTGATGGTAATGAATGCAGATAAGGATGGCTGGGCGCTGGAATTTGAAGATGGTGCAATTATGGATTCAACTAAAGCCGAGCACATCAAGGAAGCCGCAGCGGTTCTTTCGCAGTATTGTGATGTTATTGCCGTGAGGGCATTTCCCGGCCTAATTGACAAACACAAAGATGAATCTGAACAGGTGATGAATAGCTTCAGGAAATATGCTTCTGTACCGGTTATTAATCTGGAGAGCGCAACCGGGCATCCTCTGCAGGCCTTGACCGATGCTATTACGATTACTGAACTGAATAAAAAGAGTAAACCTAAGGTTGTCCTAACCTGGGCGCCTCATCCAAAAGCTCTTCCCCAATCTGTAGCCAATTCATTTGTGAGTATGATGAAGAAAATGAATGTGGATCTGGTGATCGCAAACCCCGATGGATACGATCTTAATCCTGAAATTACAGGTGAAACTCCAGTAATGAATGATCAGAAAAAAGCTCTGGAAAATGCAGATTTCGTATATGTGAAAAACTGGAGCAGTTACGATCAGTATGGAAAAATTCTTTACACTAAAGAATCCTGGACATTGAATAATGAAAAATTAAAGCAAACCAATAATGCAAAAGTGATGCATTGTTTACCGGTAAGAAGAAATGTAGTTATCGCCGATGAGGTTTTGGATGGTGAGAATTCTGTTGTCATTCAAGAGGCGGGGAACAGAACCTATGCAGCTCAGGCAGTTCTTAAAGCCTTGTTGGAAAATAAATAA
- the argB gene encoding acetylglutamate kinase has protein sequence MNNKQVLKIVKIGGKLIEHEKKLSEFLLDFAKLSEPKILIHGGGNMATEIAGRLGYETHMVDGRRITDANSIQVITMVYGGLISKNIVAKLQGLDCNAIGLCGADGKSIVSSKRPVKDIDFGFVGDIENINQKFITSLLEQGIIPVFSAISYSDSGHLLNTNGDSVAAEIAKAMSENYSVELYYCFEKKGVLTDIEDEKSLIEVLDSVKYDELKKQKLIHSGMLPKLHNCFSALEHGVENISLGDHELLKDGSLKTVIIK, from the coding sequence ATGAATAACAAACAGGTGTTGAAGATCGTCAAAATAGGAGGTAAACTTATAGAGCACGAAAAAAAGCTTTCTGAATTTCTGTTGGATTTTGCTAAACTGTCGGAGCCTAAAATTCTCATACATGGGGGAGGTAATATGGCCACTGAAATAGCAGGCAGGCTCGGTTACGAAACCCATATGGTAGATGGTCGCCGAATTACAGATGCTAATTCCATACAGGTGATCACCATGGTCTATGGAGGTCTCATTAGTAAAAATATCGTTGCAAAACTGCAAGGATTAGATTGCAATGCTATTGGACTTTGTGGCGCCGACGGAAAGAGCATAGTTTCCTCAAAACGACCTGTCAAGGATATAGATTTTGGTTTTGTAGGAGATATTGAAAATATAAATCAGAAATTTATAACATCATTATTGGAACAGGGAATTATTCCGGTTTTCTCTGCGATCTCTTATTCAGATTCCGGGCACCTCTTAAATACCAATGGAGATTCTGTTGCTGCAGAAATCGCTAAGGCGATGAGCGAAAATTATTCGGTAGAACTTTACTACTGCTTTGAGAAAAAAGGAGTTTTAACGGATATAGAAGATGAAAAATCCCTGATCGAAGTTCTTGATTCAGTAAAGTATGATGAACTGAAAAAGCAAAAACTAATACATTCAGGAATGCTTCCAAAGCTGCATAATTGCTTTTCTGCTTTGGAACATGGAGTCGAAAATATCTCTTTGGGGGATCATGAATTATTGAAAGATGGTTCTCTAAAAACAGTAATAATTAAATAA
- a CDS encoding M20 family metallo-hydrolase, translated as MKISDLQQEAIDLLKNLIETQSFSGEEDETAALLEEWFTRHEIPYNRHQNNVWAVNKNYDKDKPVLLLNSHHDTVKPNSAYTRDPFKASIEDGKLFGLGSNDAGGCLVSLLATFTYYFEKEKLNYNIVFAGTAEEEINGKNGIASLVPLLPEIDVAIVGEPTLMDLAIAEKGLIVFDAVVKGTASHAAHPNNDNAIYKTSKVLDWFRDFKFEKSSDSLGDVKLTVTQINAGSQHNVVPSKVDLVLDVRVNDRYSNQEIEEILQKKAPVDILQARSLRLNSSSIPPEHVMVKAGIELGMKTYGSPTLSDQALLSCDSLKVGPGDSTRSHTADEFIYVKEIEEGIEKYIKLLELAL; from the coding sequence ATGAAAATTTCAGATTTACAACAGGAAGCGATAGACCTACTAAAGAACCTGATAGAAACTCAGTCATTTTCGGGAGAGGAAGATGAAACGGCAGCTTTGCTGGAGGAGTGGTTTACTAGACATGAAATTCCTTATAACAGGCATCAAAATAATGTCTGGGCGGTGAACAAAAACTATGATAAGGATAAACCTGTTCTACTCTTAAACTCCCATCATGATACTGTTAAACCAAATTCTGCTTATACCAGAGACCCCTTTAAGGCCAGTATAGAAGATGGTAAATTGTTTGGTCTTGGAAGTAACGATGCGGGTGGATGTCTTGTTTCACTTTTGGCGACTTTTACCTATTATTTTGAAAAAGAAAAACTGAACTATAATATTGTCTTTGCGGGTACTGCCGAAGAAGAGATCAATGGGAAAAATGGAATTGCCAGTTTGGTGCCACTGTTACCTGAAATAGATGTTGCCATTGTAGGAGAGCCAACCCTGATGGATCTTGCTATAGCAGAAAAAGGTCTCATTGTTTTTGATGCAGTGGTAAAGGGGACGGCTTCTCATGCTGCGCATCCAAATAACGATAATGCCATTTATAAAACTTCTAAGGTACTTGACTGGTTCAGAGATTTTAAATTTGAGAAAAGCTCGGATAGCCTTGGTGACGTTAAGTTAACCGTAACTCAGATCAACGCGGGTTCTCAGCATAACGTAGTTCCCTCTAAGGTAGATCTGGTACTGGATGTACGTGTAAATGATCGCTATAGCAATCAGGAGATCGAGGAGATCCTTCAGAAAAAGGCACCGGTGGATATTTTACAGGCCAGGTCATTGAGGTTAAATTCTTCCTCCATTCCGCCGGAGCATGTGATGGTTAAGGCCGGAATAGAATTGGGAATGAAGACTTATGGATCTCCAACGTTGTCAGACCAGGCCCTGCTTAGCTGTGATTCCCTGAAGGTTGGCCCCGGTGATTCTACAAGGTCGCATACGGCTGATGAATTCATTTATGTGAAGGAGATCGAGGAAGGCATAGAAAAATATATTAAGCTACTTGAATTAGCACTTTAA
- the argH gene encoding argininosuccinate lyase, whose translation MKLWDKGISIDEKIEKFTVGNDRELDMYLAEYDLTASTAHAKMLGQVGILKEEEVTSIEAELNKMKVQLEEGSFIIEKEFEDVHSKIEYELTKALGETGKKVHTARSRNDQVLVAMQLYFKKNLSEISGKTKELVDVLLGLAEKHKDNTLPGYTHLQVAMPSSFGLWFSAYAELLIDDLYLLEAGYKVVDQNPLGSAAGYGSSFPIDRDFTTKELGFSTMKYNVVAAQMSRGKCERTVTANISSLANTLSRFAMDVCLYMSQNFDFIGFPDELTTGSSIMPHKKNPDVFELIRGKCNKLQAIANEMILITNNLPSGYHRDFQLIKENSIYAVENIKEILDIFTHSISLINVKDVDLNDEKYKYLYTVDSINDLVMQGSSFRDAYKEIGEQVQNNTYSPSGALRHTHKGSKDRLSLDEIRKKIE comes from the coding sequence ATGAAACTCTGGGATAAAGGTATTTCGATTGACGAGAAAATAGAAAAGTTTACAGTGGGTAATGACAGAGAATTGGATATGTATCTGGCTGAATATGACCTAACCGCTTCCACTGCACATGCAAAAATGCTTGGACAAGTTGGGATTTTAAAAGAGGAAGAAGTTACTTCTATTGAAGCCGAATTGAATAAAATGAAGGTTCAGCTTGAAGAAGGGAGCTTTATAATTGAAAAGGAATTTGAAGACGTCCACTCAAAGATAGAATATGAACTAACCAAGGCACTCGGGGAAACTGGTAAGAAGGTCCATACGGCGAGATCAAGGAATGATCAGGTTTTGGTAGCCATGCAACTATACTTCAAAAAGAATTTATCTGAGATTTCTGGTAAAACGAAAGAACTTGTTGATGTATTATTAGGCCTGGCTGAAAAGCATAAGGATAATACGCTTCCTGGATATACTCATTTACAAGTCGCTATGCCTTCTTCATTTGGTCTCTGGTTTTCGGCCTATGCAGAATTGCTTATAGACGATCTTTACCTGCTTGAGGCAGGATATAAAGTTGTAGATCAAAATCCATTAGGATCTGCTGCAGGCTATGGTTCATCATTTCCTATAGATCGAGATTTTACTACTAAAGAACTTGGTTTTTCTACCATGAAATATAATGTAGTTGCAGCCCAAATGAGCAGAGGGAAATGCGAAAGAACCGTTACAGCGAATATTTCTTCACTTGCGAATACGCTTTCCAGGTTCGCTATGGACGTTTGTTTGTATATGAGTCAAAATTTCGATTTTATTGGTTTCCCGGATGAACTCACCACGGGTTCCAGCATTATGCCTCATAAGAAGAATCCAGATGTATTTGAGCTAATAAGAGGTAAGTGTAATAAGCTTCAGGCGATTGCAAATGAAATGATCCTTATTACTAATAATTTACCAAGTGGCTATCACAGAGATTTTCAGCTAATTAAGGAGAACAGTATCTATGCTGTAGAAAACATCAAGGAGATCCTGGATATCTTTACTCATTCCATTTCATTAATAAATGTGAAGGATGTAGATCTTAATGACGAAAAATATAAATATCTATATACTGTAGATAGCATTAACGATCTGGTTATGCAGGGAAGTTCTTTTCGAGATGCATATAAGGAAATAGGGGAGCAGGTACAGAATAATACCTATTCACCTTCAGGAGCCCTTAGACATACCCATAAAGGCAGCAAGGACAGGTTGTCTCTGGATGAAATAAGGAAGAAAATAGAGTAG
- the leuB gene encoding 3-isopropylmalate dehydrogenase — MKLNIAVLPGDGIGPEITQQSVKVLKAVADRFDHDFYFEEALVGAVAIDFSGSPLPDSTLELCKRSDAVLFGAIGDPKYDNDPSAKVRPEQGLLKLRKELGLFANIRPVKAYDQLVERSPLKVENVIGADMVIFRELTGGIYFGEKSTSEDGKSASDLCTYNVEEIERIAHLAFKAAQIRSKKLTLVDKANVLETSRLWRKTVTELAKQYPDVILDFLFVDNAAMQMVLDPKQFDVILTENMFGDILSDEASVIGGSIGLLESASIGARNALFEPIHGSYPQATGLGIANPIASILSSAMLLEHFDLKEEAAVIRKAVEMSINLNVCTKDINKDNHYSTSKVGDFLESIISETEHPVINNENLNLGQMTII; from the coding sequence ATGAAATTAAATATAGCAGTACTACCAGGAGATGGGATTGGACCGGAAATCACACAGCAGTCAGTTAAAGTACTGAAGGCCGTTGCAGACCGATTTGATCACGATTTTTATTTTGAGGAAGCGCTAGTCGGTGCTGTGGCGATCGACTTTAGCGGAAGTCCTTTACCAGATTCTACCTTGGAATTATGTAAAAGATCCGATGCCGTACTCTTTGGAGCGATCGGCGATCCAAAATATGATAATGATCCTTCAGCAAAGGTTAGACCTGAACAAGGTCTGTTAAAACTTAGAAAAGAGTTGGGACTTTTTGCGAATATCAGACCTGTTAAAGCCTATGATCAATTAGTAGAGCGTTCTCCACTAAAAGTTGAGAATGTAATAGGTGCAGATATGGTGATTTTTCGTGAATTAACCGGTGGAATTTACTTTGGAGAAAAAAGTACGAGTGAAGATGGTAAAAGCGCATCAGACCTTTGTACATATAATGTAGAAGAAATTGAACGTATCGCCCACCTTGCCTTTAAAGCAGCACAGATAAGAAGTAAAAAACTTACTTTGGTAGACAAGGCCAATGTTCTCGAAACTTCAAGGCTTTGGAGAAAAACGGTGACCGAATTAGCAAAACAATACCCTGATGTAATACTGGACTTTTTATTCGTGGATAATGCAGCCATGCAAATGGTTCTGGATCCAAAACAATTCGATGTGATCCTTACAGAAAATATGTTTGGAGATATTTTATCTGATGAAGCCAGTGTAATTGGAGGAAGTATAGGCTTACTTGAATCGGCTTCTATTGGAGCAAGAAACGCGCTTTTTGAACCTATCCATGGTTCTTATCCTCAGGCTACAGGTCTTGGAATAGCAAATCCAATTGCCTCCATTTTATCTTCAGCTATGCTATTAGAGCATTTTGACCTAAAAGAGGAAGCTGCAGTAATTAGAAAAGCAGTTGAGATGAGTATCAATTTAAATGTTTGCACTAAGGATATCAATAAAGACAATCATTATTCCACGTCTAAAGTGGGAGATTTCCTTGAAAGTATTATTAGTGAAACAGAACACCCGGTTATTAATAATGAAAACCTTAACCTGGGCCAGATGACGATTATATAG
- the leuD gene encoding 3-isopropylmalate dehydratase small subunit yields MEKFITLTDTAVPLDAENVDTDQIIPARFLKATDKAGFGENLFRDWKFNKDTTPNKDFVLNDPTYSGSILVAGNNFGCGSSREHAAWAIKAYGFKAVVSSYFADIFKGNALNNGLLPVQVSPEFLEELFSAITKDPKSEITIDLQNQAVRISKTDKSERFGLDPYKKTCLINGYDDIDFLVSKLESIRNFEKKKMKSTPEAAQLP; encoded by the coding sequence ATGGAAAAGTTTATCACACTTACAGATACAGCAGTTCCCTTAGATGCGGAAAATGTGGATACAGATCAGATCATTCCTGCACGCTTTCTAAAAGCTACAGATAAAGCCGGATTTGGCGAAAATCTTTTTCGGGACTGGAAATTTAATAAGGATACTACACCCAATAAAGATTTTGTGCTTAATGATCCTACCTATTCTGGTTCAATATTAGTTGCAGGAAATAATTTTGGTTGTGGTTCTAGTAGAGAGCATGCCGCCTGGGCCATTAAGGCCTATGGATTCAAAGCCGTCGTATCAAGCTATTTTGCAGACATTTTCAAAGGAAATGCACTTAACAATGGTTTACTACCTGTGCAGGTCTCTCCTGAATTTCTCGAAGAGCTATTTTCTGCGATCACTAAAGACCCTAAATCAGAAATAACTATAGACCTGCAAAACCAGGCGGTCAGGATTTCAAAAACAGATAAATCTGAAAGATTTGGTCTGGATCCATATAAAAAGACCTGTTTGATTAACGGTTATGATGATATAGATTTTCTTGTAAGCAAACTGGAATCGATCAGAAATTTCGAGAAGAAAAAGATGAAATCCACGCCAGAGGCTGCGCAATTGCCTTAA
- the leuC gene encoding 3-isopropylmalate dehydratase large subunit, which produces MKKTLFDKIWEAHVVESIENGPDILYIDKHLIHEVTSPQAFNELTERKIPVFRPEKIVATADHNTPTENQHLPVKDLLSRNQLKQLSQNCEENNIELYGLGHPYNGIVHVMAPELGITQPGMTIVCGDSHTSTHGAFGTIAFGIGTSQVAQVFASQCLLVEKPKKLRVNVNGKLKNGVLPKDVILYIISKLGTNSGTGYFCEYAGNVFEEMSMEGRMTVCNMSIEMGARGGLIAPDETTFEYVKNREFAPKDIEYDQQLEYWKTLKTDEDAIFDQEYSFKAEDIEPMITYGTNPGMGIKLTGAIPEEGNKSDLKALAYMNFKPGEVLLEKPINYIFIGSCTNSRIEDFRVAASYIKGKKKAENVNALIVPGSRQVAAQIKAEGLDKVFEDAGFHLRQPGCSACLAMNDDKIPEGEYCVSTSNRNFEGRQGQGSRTILASPLTAAATAIAGKITDFTKHLN; this is translated from the coding sequence ATGAAGAAAACTCTTTTTGATAAAATATGGGAAGCTCATGTGGTTGAAAGCATTGAAAACGGACCGGATATCTTGTATATAGATAAACATCTCATACATGAGGTTACCAGTCCACAAGCCTTCAATGAGCTTACAGAGCGAAAAATACCCGTTTTTAGACCAGAAAAAATCGTAGCTACGGCCGATCATAATACACCAACCGAAAATCAACATTTACCGGTTAAGGATCTGTTATCCCGAAATCAGCTTAAGCAGCTTTCGCAAAATTGTGAAGAGAATAACATTGAATTATATGGCTTAGGTCATCCTTATAACGGGATCGTTCACGTAATGGCTCCGGAACTTGGAATTACTCAACCCGGTATGACTATCGTTTGTGGTGACAGCCATACTTCTACCCACGGTGCGTTTGGAACCATCGCCTTTGGTATAGGTACCAGTCAGGTTGCTCAGGTCTTTGCCAGCCAGTGTTTATTGGTTGAAAAGCCGAAAAAACTTCGGGTAAATGTTAACGGAAAACTGAAGAATGGTGTACTTCCTAAGGATGTGATCCTTTATATCATAAGTAAATTGGGTACTAATTCCGGTACAGGTTATTTCTGTGAATATGCAGGAAATGTGTTTGAAGAAATGTCTATGGAAGGCCGAATGACGGTTTGTAATATGAGTATTGAAATGGGAGCCCGTGGAGGCCTTATTGCACCAGATGAAACTACTTTTGAGTATGTAAAGAATCGTGAATTCGCTCCGAAAGACATAGAATACGATCAGCAACTTGAATACTGGAAAACTCTAAAAACCGATGAAGACGCAATCTTTGATCAGGAGTATTCCTTTAAAGCTGAGGATATTGAACCTATGATCACCTATGGAACCAATCCTGGAATGGGGATCAAATTAACGGGCGCAATTCCTGAAGAAGGCAACAAAAGTGACCTTAAGGCACTGGCGTATATGAATTTTAAACCAGGTGAAGTCCTGCTTGAAAAGCCTATTAATTATATTTTTATTGGAAGTTGTACCAATTCAAGGATTGAAGATTTCAGGGTTGCGGCATCCTATATAAAAGGAAAGAAAAAAGCTGAAAATGTGAATGCTTTGATCGTACCCGGATCCCGACAGGTTGCAGCTCAGATTAAAGCGGAAGGTCTTGACAAGGTGTTTGAAGACGCAGGCTTTCATCTAAGACAACCGGGTTGCTCGGCTTGTCTGGCAATGAACGATGATAAGATCCCGGAAGGTGAATATTGCGTTTCTACCAGCAACAGGAATTTTGAAGGCAGACAGGGTCAGGGTTCAAGAACAATTCTCGCCAGTCCCCTCACCGCTGCAGCAACGGCGATAGCAGGAAAAATAACCGATTTCACAAAACACCTCAATTAA